The following proteins are co-located in the Scomber scombrus chromosome 2, fScoSco1.1, whole genome shotgun sequence genome:
- the btr01 gene encoding E3 ubiquitin-protein ligase TRIM39 has protein sequence MALPASFLSEDQFACSICLEVFTNPVSTPCGHSFCQACICSYWDGGRGGNAKIYQCPLCKESFRKRPDLHINRTLKEITEQFKQMSDVGGGVEDPNANPHHQHPLALSSPPRPGEMPGSVITEMRTRFQQLPSPGMPHKSFQVLNEHNDPPPPYSPPRRYQAKVGPGDTSPNVPLCPIHLKGLEFFCRSDNNCVCSLCVETGGHRGHNIIPAKREWHIKKSQLGIEEVELKDLICERERKVEEIQNSLRDIKSAAERETGGAVCEFSKLISTVERCQAEVLEVIEMSRRAAEHRAQSLLRELEMEITELKKRSTALNQLALTEDYILFLKTYSALSTPPQAKDWSNASVASELTSGEILRTVSQMMARFQEEMRKLPEACQRPSLDLAVPRAKPKIKRVQEYAADITLDPNTSHPRLIISVDGKQVCCGDRHQSVPDNPERFDRVVCVLARQGFSSGRHYWEVEVGGKTDWDLGVASRSVHRKGKISVGPAHGYWFLSLRDRSDYAFRTEPSTSLSVNLRPSRIGIYVDCDKGLVSFYNVEARMLIYTFTDTFPDTIHPFFSPCTNKSGRNEAPIIICPVTMTE, from the exons ATGGCGCTGCCTGCATCCTTTCTGTCTGAAGACCAATTCGcctgctccatctgtctggagGTGTTCACCAACCCAGTGTCTACACCATGTGGCCACAGTTTCTGCCAGGCCTGCATCTGCTCCTATTGGgacggaggaagaggaggaaacgCCAAGATCTACCAGTGTCCCCTCTGCAAGGAGTCCTTCCGCAAGCGACCGGATCTCCATATCAACCGAACCCTGAAGGAAATCACTGAGCAGTTCAAGCAGATGTCTGATGTTGGAGGAGGAGTGGAAGATCCCAACGCCAATCCACATCATCAACATCCCCTGGCCTTGTCTTCACCCCCAAGGCCAGGGGAGATGCCGGGGAGCGTCATTACAGAGATGAGGACCCGTTTTCAGCAGCTGCCGTCACCGGGGATGCCACACA AGTCCTTCCAGGTTCTGAACGAGCATAATGATCCACCACCGCCCTACTCCCCTCCTCGCAGGTACCAAGCCAAAGT CGGTCCTGGTGACACTTCTCCCAATGTGCCTCTGTGTCCCATCCACCTGAAAGGTCTGGAGTTCTTCTGTAGATCTGATAACAACTGTGTGTGCAGCCTCTGTGTGGAGACAGGAGGTCACAGAGGACACAATATCATCCCTGCCAAGAGAGAATGGCATATCAAGAAG TCCCAGTTAGGCATCGAAGAGGTGGAGCTGAAGGATCTcatctgtgagagagagaggaaagtggAGGAAATACAAAACTCCTTACGGGACATAAAG TctgctgctgagagagagacaggtggagctGTTTGTGAGTTTTCTAAGCTGATCTCCACTGTGGAGCGCTGCCAAGCTGAAGTGTTGGag GTGATAGAGATGAGCCGTCGAGCGGCTGAGCACAGAGCACAGAGCCTGCTGAGAGAGCTGGAGatggagatcactgagctgaaaaaGAGGAGCACAGCACTGAACCAGCTCGCTCTGACGGAGGACTACATCCTCTTTCTGAAG ACCTACTCTGCGCTGTCCACACCTCCACAAGCAAAAGATTGGTCCAATGCTTCCGTTGCATCTGAGCTGACCTCTGGGGAGATTCTCAGGACTGTCAGTCAAATGATGGCACGCTTTCAGGAAGAGATGCGGAAACTGCCAGAAGCCT GCCAGAGACCCTCGTTGGACCTAGCAGTACCCAGGGCCAAACCAA AAATAAAGAGGGTTCAAGAATATGCAG CTGACATCACCTTAGACCCCAACACATCCCACCCACGTCTCATCATCTCAGTGGATGGGAAGCAGGTGTGCTGTGGTGATCGTCATCAGTCGGTACCAGACAACCCAGAGCGCTTTGACCGGGTGGTCTGTGTGCTGGCTCGCCAGGGTTTCAGCTCAGGACGACATTACTGGGAG gtggaggtgggagGAAAGACCGACTGGGACCTTGGTGTGGCAAGCCGCTCTGTCCATCGGAAAGGGAAAATTAGCGTAGGTCCCGCCCACGGCTACTGGTTCCTCAGCCTGCGGGACAGAAGCGACTACGCCTTCCGAACAGAACCCTCCACCAGCCTCTCAGTCAACCTCAGACCCTCCCGGATTGGAATCTATGTGGACTGTGACAAGGGTTTGGTGTCCTTCTACAATGTGGAGGCTAGAATGCTCATCTATACATTCACAGATACTTTTCCTGACACCATCCACCCGTTCTTCAGCCCCTGTACTAATAAATCAGGAAGAAATGAGGCTCCAATAATCATTTGCCCAGTcacaatgacagaatga